From the genome of Papaver somniferum cultivar HN1 chromosome 2, ASM357369v1, whole genome shotgun sequence, one region includes:
- the LOC113348867 gene encoding probable protein phosphatase 2C 34 yields the protein MGHFSYLLNGLSRSLSIKKGGNCTNKLGKEVSRTMVNDAKKTELIFRSSGVVNAEGSKNLASAYSKRGQKGINQDTLIVLEEYGCQEDMMFCGVFDGHGPWGHFVARHVRESLPSLLLCNWQEEALDQNCLESDLKDLDSAIQTHNFDLWRQSFLKTCAAVDKELARHPKIDCFNSGTTALSIVRQGEFIVIANVGDSRAVLGTSSDDGTLVPVQLTVDFKPNLPQEAERISQCNGRVFCLDDEPGVHRVWRPDVEAPGLAMSRAFGDYCVKDYGVTSVPEVTQRRITTKDQFVVLATDGVWDVISNEEAVRIVSSTPDRGKSAKRLVECAVKAWKRKRKGIAIDDISAICLFFHSPAQPSS from the exons ATGGGACATTTTTCGTATTTATTAAATGGACTCTCAAGATCATTGTCCATCAAGAAAGGAGGGAATTGCACAAACAAATTAGGAAAAGAAGTGTCCAGAACGATGGTTAACGACGCAAAGAAAACCGAACTGATATTCCGTTCATCGGGTGTAGTAAATGCTGAAGGTTCAAAAAATCTAGCTTCTGCTTATTCAAAGAGAGGGCAGAAAGGAATAAACCAGGACACTCTCATTGTGTTGGAG GAATATGGGTGTCAAGAAGACATGATGTTCTGTGGAGTGTTTGATGGGCACGGCCCATGGGGGCATTTTGTTGCAAGACATGTCAGGGAATCATTGCCGTCGTTATTGCTATGTAATTGGCAAGAGGAGGCTCTTGATCAAAATTGTCTTGAATCAGATTTAAAAGATCTTGACTCCGCTATACAGACTCATAATTTCGATTTATGGAGACAATCTTTCTTGAAGACTTGTGCAGCCGTTGATAAGGAGCTTGCGCGGCACCCCAAGATAGATTGCTTCAACAGTGGCACAACGGCTTTGTCAATCGTTCGACAG GGTGAGTTCATTGTCATAGCAAATGTTGGCGACTCTCGTGCAGTATTGGGCACCAGTTCTGATGATGGCACTTTGGTTCCAGTTCAGTTAACTGTGGACTTCAAGCCAAACTTACCAC AGGAGGCGGAGCGGATAAGCCAGTGCAACGGACGAGTGTTCTGTTTAGATGATGAACCAGGGGTTCATAGGGTCTGGCGACCAGATGTAGAAGCACCAGGATTGGCAATGTCAAGAGCTTTCGGAGACTATTGTGTTAAGGACTACGGCGTGACATCTGTACCTGAAGTCACCCAAAGGAGGATAACAACTAAAGACCAGTTTGTCGTGCTTGCAACAGACGGG GTATGGGATGTGATATCGAATGAAGAAGcagtgcgaattgtttcttcaacaCCGGACAGAGGAAAATCAGCCAAAAGATTAGTGGAGTGTGCAGTGAAGGCGTGGAAACGCAAGAGAAAGGGAATTGCAATAGATGACATTTCGGCTATCTGCCTCTTCTTTCACTCTCCGGCACAACCCTCTTCTTAG
- the LOC113351784 gene encoding uncharacterized protein LOC113351784: MSPFKALYGYNPLHLAFPTDCTTSVAVVEEYLKERDVVLKDSLAKAREIRKWFADRKRTDRSFEVGDWVYLKLQPYRQSSIHVRRNFKLSSRYYGPYIILERIREVAYRLDLMAGCRIHPVFHVSQLKKKKKIGETQTTVPMLPPVDNSGEIFLLPVAMLDTRTITKHGHYVPQLLIQWSHTTQDAAAWEDQSHVRAHFPKFSPLRTRVI, translated from the coding sequence ATGTCCCCATTCAAAGCTTTATATGGATACAATCCACTTCATCTTGCATTTCCCACTGACTGCACTACCTCTGTTGCAGTTGTggaagaatatttgaaggagagagaTGTTGTGTTGAAAGATTCCTTAGCTAAAGCGCGGGAAATAAGGAAATGGTTCGCTGACAGAAAGAGAACTGACAGATCCTTTGAGGTAGGTGACTGGGTTTACCTGAAGCTCCAACCCTACAGGCAATCATCCATTCATGTTAGACGCAACTTCAAGCTTTCTTCTAGATATTATGGTCCTTATATTATTTTGGAACGCATTAGGGAAGTGGCCTACAGATTAGACTTGATGGCTGGGTGTCGCATCCATCCAGTTTTCCATGTGTCtcaactgaaaaaaaaaaaaaagattggcgAAACACAGACAACAGTTCCAATGCTACCACCAGTTGATAACTCTGGTGAGATTTTCCTTCTTCCAGTAGCTATGCTTGACACGCGAACTATCACCAAACATGGCCACTATGTACCCCAACTACTGATTCAATGGTCTCACACAACACAGGATGCTGCTGCATGGGAAGACCAATCTCATGTACGTGCGCACTTTCCAAAATTTTCACCCTTGAGGACAAGGGTGATCTAA
- the LOC113353827 gene encoding CST complex subunit TEN1-like has protein sequence MEEEVYDPIEEEPHTIRHGVLVSLEELTPSSPHFTDGSSIRVTGKLKEYHLETSTALITDGGYQLKIYTEQMNELNIQVGFTYQFIGELVFRPNSNEPVLQARVGRNVNGIDLNLYKKSLKLLKRFQADNMRGETTT, from the exons ATGGAGGAAGAGGTATACGATCCGATAGAGGAAGAACCACATACAATAAGACATGGTGTGTTGGTGTCTTTAGAAGAACTAACCCCGTCTTCCCCGCACTTTACAGATGGTTCTTCAATTCGAGTAACCGGAAA GCTAAAAGAGTATCATTTAGAGACCTCAACTGCTCTAATTACTGATGGAGGTTACCAACTAAAGATCTACACAGAACAAATGAACGAGCTCAATATCCAAGTGGGCTTCACCTACCAATTCATTGGTGAACTCGTATTTCGACCTAACAGTAATGAG CCTGTTCTGCAGGCGCGAGTAGGGAGAAATGTGAATGGCATCGACCTTAATCTCTACAAAAAGTCTCTGAAACTCTTGAAGCGATTCCAAGCTGACAACATGAGAGGCGAAACAACAACATAA
- the LOC113351785 gene encoding uncharacterized protein LOC113351785: MNDAETHSHAKNSHHSNRIRDYVQQLGLIDLGYSGSDTTWSNHRTGDAHVSVRLDRALVNNRWINSYTNAFLRHLVPIASDHSPILLHTRPHSNKHSPFKLYKCWFNFSSCTETINQSWNHQFLGSPSYQFSSKLKYTRFKLQQWKRQSFGNIEENLHSIQSQLQVCHDTNMPATHPQVIQLGNSLQHWLSVQKEYFMQQAGDEFLEADRNTSYFHFVANFNKRRSNINAIQGPLGLWYDSKNEIEQTLLSYFAVISTTSMPLLNQQILQLFSPCISNEENDSLIRLPDAHEIKDVVFNIRPWASPGNDGFQAGFYQHCWDTINNEMGFHSDWLSLIEQCVSTTNISLLINGSPSSTFSLTRGIRQGDPLSPYLFLFIIEAFSRLLQRNVDAGLIQGLKINKHCPYINHLFFADDCLLFFQDNTTQMQHLQQIIPIFSEASGQVINMQKSTIFFGKHTSSAHKTSITGILNMKQMGLGEKYLGIPLLLHRSRQQNCRGILDNMNNRLQGWHNKIVNQAGRTTQVNVVLSTMGMYQMQLFKLPESTIQQMYKIQRHYWFNNFRKKHSCRCIAWEKFFPPPTDTNSSWIWQSICLGLQIILKYAKWQVGNGSVINIWTSNWIPSMLTALQDWNELNISNYQWVSQLVDDASAQWNILLLRQLFTEAQVNSILTIPIQLDQQDILIWPYTTSGIFTTASAYKMLCENDGIDYATPNISPQSWLKFWKLKMPYKYQLFLWKVIHNVLPVRAKLFWHMDNSEKSCSLCHTGLQDYVDHLLLHCPFAQAIWRNFFPHHYPSIMQHTTVVSWVQNWKHQNASININTSIITIHMIDCIMHFIWKHRCRVIFDGVSPNANSVCCQVNIYMSQHHLNIATDNVSHPGRVRSLEHRVWNPPPLNVLKINIDASYNSQDLLAGIGIIVRNHAGKYVMGKATVKRAIDVHQAEAWALLEAMEIVNSNGWYEVVFETYNVNISSYMQSQSSLPP; the protein is encoded by the exons ATGAATGATGCTGAAACTCATAGTCATGCTAAAAATTCTCATCACTCTAACCGTATTAGGGATTATGTACAACAATTGGGCCTTATTGATTTGGGTTATTCGGGTTCAGATACCACTTGGTCTAATCATAGAACTGGTGATGCTCATGTTTCTGTCAGACTAGATAGAGCCTTAGTTAATAACCGTTGGATAAACAGTTATACTAATGCCTTTCTTAGGCATTTAGTACCTATAGCCTCTGATCATAGTCCAATCCTTTTACATACTAGGCCTCATTCTAATAAGCATTCACCATTTAAGTTGTACAAGTGTTGGTTCAATTTTTCTTCTTGCACCGAGACTATTAATCAGAGTTGGAATCATCAATTTTTGGGCTCTCCTTCTTATCAATTTTCAAGTAAGCTGAAGTATACTAGATTTAAACTTCAACAATGGAAAAGACAatcttttggtaatattgaaGAAAATCTGCATTCGATACAGTCTCAACTTCAAGTTTGTCATGACACTAATATGCCTGCTACACATCCTCAAGTCATTCAACTTGGTAACTCCTTGCAACACTGGTTATCAGTTCAAAAAGAATACTTTATGCAACAGGCTGGGGATGAATTTTTAGAAGCTGATAGGAATACTTCTTACTTTCATTTTGTAGCCAATTTTAACAAACGAAGATCTAATATCAATGCTATTCAAGGTCCTCTGGGTTTATGGTATGACTCTAAGAATGAAATTGAACAAACTTTGCTCTCATATTTTGCTGTTATCTCAACTACTTCAATGCCTCTTCTTAATCAGCAAATTTTGCAGCTTTTCAGTCCTTGCATCTCTAATGAAGAAAATGACAGTCTTATCAGATTACCAGATGCTCATGAAATCAAAGATGTTGTTTTCAATATAAGACCATGGGCCTCACCAGGAAATGATGGATTCCAAGCTGGATTTTATCAACATTGTTGGGATACTATCAACAATGAG ATGGGTTTTCATTCAGATTGGTTGTCTTTGATAGAACAGTGTGTATCAACTACTAATATCTCTTTGCTTATTAATGGAAGTCCAAGTAGTACCTTTTCTCTAACTCGTGGCATACGACAAGGTGACCCTTTGTCGCCTTACTTATTTCTGTTCATTATCGAAGCTTTTTCAAGACTTTTACAAAGAAATGTGGATGCTGGTTTGATTCAAGGATTAAAGATTAACAAGCACTGTCCTTATATTAATCATCTATTTTTTGCGGATGATTGCTTGCTTTTCTTTCAGGATAACACAACTCAGATGCAACATCTCCAGCAGATTATCCCCATATTCAGTGAAGCTTCAGGCCAAGTTATAAACATGCAGAAATCAACTATCTTTTTTGGTAAGCATACTTCTTCAGCTCATAAAACTAGTATTACTGGTATCTTGAACATGAAACAAATGGGTTTAGGGGAAAAATATCTAGGAATTCCCCTTCTTCTGCATAGATCTCGACAGCAAAATTGTCGAGGAATTCTAGATAACATGAATAACAGACTTCAAGGTTGGCATAACAAAATTGTTAACCAGGCTGGCAGAACTACTCAAGTTAATGTTGTTTTAAGTACTATGGGAATGTATCAGATGCAACTTTTCAAACTTCCAGAAAGTACCATTCAACAGATGTATAAAATTCAGAGACATTACTGGTTCAACAATTTCAGAAAAAAACATTCTTGTCGTTGTATTGCTTGGGAAAAG TTCTTTCCTCCACCAACTGATACTAACTCTAGTTGGATTTGGCAAAGTATTTGTCTTGGGcttcaaatcattttgaaataTGCAAAATGGCAAGTTGGAAATGGATCTGTGATTAATATCTGGACATCAAACTGGATACCTTCTATGCTGACTGCACTACAAGATTGGAATGAGTTGAATATCAGTAACTATCAATGGGTGTCTCAATTAGTTGATGATGCTTCAGCGCAATGGAATATTTTACTTTTGCGACAACTCTTCACGGAGGCTCAGGTGAATTCTATCCTCACTATTCCCATCCAGTTAGATCAGCAAGACATCCTGATTTGGCCTTATACAACATCTGGTATTTTCACTACTGCTTCTGCTTATAAGATGTTATGTGAAAATGATGGTATTGACTATGCTACCCCGAATATATCTCCTCAATCCTGGCTGAAATTTTGGAAGCTTAAAATGCCTTATAAGTATCAACTTTTTCTTTGGAAGGTCATTCACAATGTTTTACCAGTAAGGGCCAAGTTATTTTGGCATATGGATAATTCTGAAAAGTCTTGTTCTTTATGTCATACTGGTCTTCAAGACTATGTGGATCACTTATTACTTCACTGCCCATTTGCTCAAGCGATCTGGAGAAATTTTTTCCCTCATCATTATCCTTCTATAATGCAACATACTACGGTTGTATCTTGGGTTCAGAATTGGAAACATCAAAATGCTTCTATCAACATCAACACTTCTATTATCACTATTCACATGATAGATTGCATAATGCACTTCATATGGAAACATAGATGCAGAGTCATTTTTGATGGCGTTAGTCCTAACGCTAACTCTGTCTGTTGTCAGGTTAACATCTATATGAGTCAGCATCATTTAAATATTGCAACTGACAATGTTAGTCATCCTGGTAGAGTTAGATCTTTAGAACATAGGGTTTGGAATCCTCCTCCTTTGAATGTtctgaaaattaatattgatgctTCTTACAACTCTCAGGATTTGTTAGCTGGAATTGGTATAATAGTTAGAAATCATGCAGGAAAATATGTCATGGGAAAAGCAACAGTAAAAAGAGCAATTGATGTTCATCAGGCAGAAGCATGGGCTCTTTTAGAAGCAATGGAAATAGTAAATTCTAATGGCTGGTATGaggttgtttttgaaacatacaaTGTGAATATTAGTTCTTATATGCAGAGTCAATCTTCTCTTCCTCCTTGA